A genomic segment from Conger conger chromosome 2, fConCon1.1, whole genome shotgun sequence encodes:
- the lrrc18b gene encoding leucine-rich repeat-containing protein 18, translating into MVKGKKAEPKGKKITLKVARNAMRMTVDGKRRLDLSNMQIATFPKCILKLADVEELDLSRNLLQKIPDTISRFVNLRWLDLHSNQLDQVPESIGKLQNLAYLNLCNNRLGPGSLPMELGLLKGLRKLNLGLNRIESLPASIAALRELRELGLFNNMLTSIPVYLSTMPKLGRVNVNCNPIRPTDMKDLDPIKRVRSLHLVQEDCLCGGCLEKCTERSLWLEKRQSESGTERKPHFSSGLLTPNSVAMQDQALQR; encoded by the exons ATGGTGAAAGGGAAGAAGGCCGAGCCAAAGGGGAAGAAGATCACCCTGAAG GTGGCCAGGAATGCGATGAGGATGACAGTGGATGGCAAGCGTCGGTTGGACCTCAGCAACATGCAAATCGCAACCTTCCCAAAATGCATCCTGAAGCTGGCCGACGTCGAGGAGCTGGACCTGAGCCGTAACCTCCTGCAGAAGATCCCGGACACCATCAGCCGGTTCGTCAACCTGCGCTGGCTGGACCTCCACAGCAACCAGCTGGACCAGGTTCCCGAGTCCATAGGGAAGCTCCAGAACCTGGCCTATCTCAACCTCTGCAATAACCGGCTGGGCCCGGGCAGCCTGCCCATGGAGCTGGGCCTCCTGAAGGGCCTACGGAAGCTCAACCTGGGCCTCAACCGCATCGAGAGCCTGCCGGCCTCCATCGCCGCCCTGAGGGAACTGAGAGAGCTGGGGCTCTTCAACAACATGCTCACCAGCATCCCCGTCTACCTTAGCACCATGCCCAAGCTCGGGAGGGTCAACGTTAACTGCAACCCCATCCGCCCGACCGACATGAAGGACCTGGACCCCATAAAGAGGGTAAGGTCCCTGCACCTGGTGCAGGAGGACTGCCTCTGCGGCGGCTGTCTGGAGAAGTGCACAGAGAGGAGCCTCTGGTTGGAGAAGAGGCAGAGCGAGTCCGGCACAGAGAGGAAGCCCCACTTCTCATCAGGCCTGCTCACCCCAAACTCTGTGGCTATGCAAGACCAAGCACTGCAGAGGTGA